A genomic window from Ciona intestinalis chromosome 8, KH, whole genome shotgun sequence includes:
- the LOC100180384 gene encoding aminopeptidase Ey isoform X3, which yields MGGKVVLSKVTCAIITIVVILVIVAVGLLAGLLGKTTTVVEYATTTTMVTTSNTTSSVTDATSNPLAGPWKDIRLPPYLVPYHYMVDLQPNLEPDINGKYEFNGTSNAHFHVVNTTKFIYIHSNKLDYNEVVVLDKDNKEVPITQHWLYDVNQYLIVEMQEGLVEGANYTLHTKFVGELADDLTGLYRSTYTNSHGDEVTIAVSQMQPTDARKSFPCFDEPALKATFDIFLWHKDPNFALSNMPFVMTTDQYEGWKRTEFQRTFRMSTYLLAFVVSEFGYEHSSTAGTPPVQTRIYARPEQVINKNVEYAKNITPTILEYYETYFDVAYPLPKSDQIAIPDFALGGMENWGLVMYRETALLYNEAINSAYNKQRVANVIAHELTHQWFGDLITPLWWDELWLNEGFASFIEYVGTDHVEPSWRMMDQFVLIDLHDALAVDALTTSRPIVAENIETPDDINGLFDDISYSKGACIIRMIHQFTGEEAFKLGLKNYLEQFAYGPVDHNQLFTYWENAILATQGSTNPPGGFITAMDTWVLQMGYPVVNMTRDKDVSNRATVQQQRFLLDPQADITQPYNPLNYKWEVPVWYIAEGVEEIKLGWLSTYNDFQFTVSEDSYFIGNYGAYGYYRVNYDEENWYRILNQLSVNFTVIDVKSRSQLIDDSLTLARAGQLKYEIALETTKFLRNDSDYLPWKSSLNVFKYFDQMLGRSKVYGVYSDYMMYLVEPVYNNTSSTPEGHVEKLKQGFLLT from the exons ATGGGTGGTAAGGTTGTATTGAGCAAAGTAACATGTGCTATTATTACAATTGTTGTCATCCTAGTAATAG TTGCAGTTGGTTTGCTAGCGGGGTTACTTGGTAAAACTACAACCGTGGTTGAATAtgctacaacaacaacaatggtGACAACCAGCAATACAACATCTTCTGTTACTGATGCTACCAGCAATCCACTGGCAGGGCCGTGGAAAGATATAag GTTACCACCTTACCTGGTACCATACCACTATATGGTGGATTTGCAACCAAACCTTGAACCAGACATTAATGGGAAGTACGAGTTCAATGGCACAAGCAATGCTCACTTTCATGTGGTTAACACTACCAAGTTCATTTATATTCATAGTAATAAACTGGACTATAATGAAGTGGTGGTATTGGACAAGGAT AACAAGGAAGTCCCGATTACACAGCATTGGCTTTACGATGTGAATCAGTATTTGATCGTTGAGATGCAAGAAGGTTTGGTGGAAGGAGCAAACTACACGCTACATACAAAATTTGTTGGTGAATTGGCAGATGACCTCACCGGGTTATATAGGAGCACATATACTAATAGTCATGGGGATGAAGT AACAATAGCTGTGTCTCAAATGCAACCCACCGATGCAAGGAAATCGTTCCCTTGTTTTGACGAGCCAGCTTTGAAAGCAACATTCGATATTTTTCTCTGGCATAAGGACCCCAACTTTGCTCTTTCTAACATGCCTTTTGTGATGACTACA GATCAATACGAGGGCTGGAAACGAACAGAGTTTCAACGAACGTTCCGGATGAGCACTTACCTTTTGGCATTTGTTGTCAGTGAGTTTGGTTACGAGCACAGTTCCACAGCAGGGACTCCACCTGTTCAG ACTCGTATATATGCAAGACCAGAGCAAGTGATCAACAAGAATGTTGAATATGCAAAGAACATTACCCCTACCATACTGGAGTATTATGAAACTTACTTTGATGTGGCTTATCCATTACCAAAATCAG ATCAGATAGCTATCCCAGATTTTGCCTTGGGTGGGATGGAGAACTGGGGTTTAGTGATGTACAGGGAAACTGCATTGTTATACAATGAAGCTATTAATTCAgcttacaataaacaaaggGTGGCAAATGTTATTGCTCATGAACTCACACATCAG TGGTTTGGTGACCTTATAACTCCACTATGGTGGGATGAACTGTGGTTAAACGAAGGGTTTGCTTCATTCATTGAATACGTCGGCACTGATCATGTGGAACCATCATGGAGAATG ATGGACCAGTTTGTTTTGATTGATTTGCATGACGCATTAGCTGTTGATGCACTCACAACATCAAGGCCAATAGTTGcagaaaatattgaaacaccCGATGACATAAATGGTTTGTTTGACGACATAAGTTACAGTAAAGGAGCTTGTATCATTCGCATGATCCACCAGTTTACTGGGGAAGAAGCATTCAAACTTGGATTAAAG AATTATCTGGAACAGTTTGCTTATGGACCTGTTGACCATAATCAGTTGTTCACATATTGGGAAAAT GCAATCCTTGCAACACAGGGTTCAACAAACCCTCCAGGGGGGTTTATAACAGCCATGGATACCTGGGTTTTACAGATGGGTTACCCTGTGGTTAATATGACACGAGACAAAGATGTTTCGAACAGAGCAACTGTTCAACAACAGCGGTTTCTACTTGACCCTCAAGCTGATATAACACAACCTTACAATCCATTGAA TTACAAATGGGAAGTACCAGTGTGGTATATTGCGGAAGGGGTGGAAGAAATAAAGCTGGGATGGCTCAGTACATATAATG ATTTCCAATTCACTGTGTCAGAGGATAGCTACTTTATTGGCAACTATGGTGCTTATGGATATTACAGAGTTAATTATGATGAGGAAAACTGGTATCGCATCTTGAACCAACTGTCTGTTAACTTTACG GTAATTGATGTAAAAAGTAGAAGTCAACTGATAGATGATTCTCTTACATTAGCAAG GGCTGGTCaactaaaatatgaaatagctttggaaacaacaaaatttctaAGGAATGATTCAGATTACCTTCCATGGAaaagttctttgaatgtttttaagtattttgaTCAAATGCTTGGGAGGTCTAAAGTGTATGGAGTTTATtcg GACTACATGATGTATTTGGTTGAACCTGTATATAACAATACATCGTCTACACCAGAAGGGCATGtagaaaa ATTGAAACAAG